The following are encoded together in the Danaus plexippus chromosome 15, MEX_DaPlex, whole genome shotgun sequence genome:
- the LOC116766274 gene encoding insulin-related peptide 2-like: MYIIKSSSLAVLATLVTMCCGHIGGSQFALQDVSPQVYCGRTLARVLAMLCYDEVSNEKRSESGTMFNSLLTPYNKDQENQLGWPWIPPQKARSMGMSRGKRFVVSECCDKACSISELMSYC; the protein is encoded by the exons ATGTACATCATCAAGTCTTCCTCTTTGGCCGTCCTAGCGACTCTAGTTACGATGTGCTGTGGTCACATCGGCGGCAGCCAATTTGCGCTTCAGGATGTCAGTCCTCAAGTCTACTGTGGTAGAACCCTCGCCAGAGTCCTAGCCATGTTGTGTTATGATGAAGTTTCGAATGAAAAAAGATCCGAATCTGGAACTATGTTCA ATTCTCTTCTAACACCTTATAACAAAGATCAGGAGAACCAACTGGGCTGGCCGTGGATTCCACCCCAAAAAGCCAGGAGCATGGGTATGTCTCGAGGGAAGCGTTTCGTGGTTAGCGAATGCTGCGATAAAGCCTGCAGCATCAGCGAATTAATGTCCTACTGTTAG